The stretch of DNA CATGCTTGATATTGGCATGGTTGAAAGCAAATTTTAAGGAGTTATTGAGCACTGCCACTAAACACGAGGTGATGTGTGCTACTCAAGCTTATATTATGCAGTTGATCGGAGGTACTTATGTTGAACAACACGTCTAATAGGGTCCATTTAAAGTACTTGCCTCTATTGGAGGATTTCTCTGGTGCTAGTAGTTACAGCTGGGGATCGGCAGTGTTGGCCATATTGTACGATGAGCTTTGCTGAGCAACAAAACATGGGGTTAGTAATATGACTGGTTGTTTGGGTCTGCTACAGTCCTGGGCTTTATACATACTGCCGTTTCTAGCGACTGTTAGACACCAACTATATTCGTGGCCACTTGTAAAtaggtaaaaacaaaattatacttaacatttaacgaCTCATAAGTGAGGATAATATTTTCCCAAGTTTAACTGCTAACGTGTTTGTTTTAGTTTCAGATAGGCTACGTCTTCGGGAATTAATGCGAGCCAAACATTAATCATTTATCGCCAAATGATAGAGGCATTCGTCAGAgagaaagtaatatatattaatatggttTAAGTAATGTTGATTTAACTTATCCACTTACAGTATATGATGTGACTTGACTCATTATGTTATATTATGCAGTTCTTATGGATGCCGTATTCTGTACTGAACATTGTAACTGTTATTCCTTAGTGGATTCACGCCGAAGCCCGTGTGTGGTGCATTAACACGTTGATGCTCAACTTATCAATCGTTGAGTGGTACAACGGCGATTGAGTTATGCGACAATTTGGGTGTAGACAATTTGTGCCGGTCGAGCCACAACAATTTGCTGATGTCCACGGTAAGACCATGAGGGGGAAACATATAATAGATTAGAGCGTGAAACATCAATGTTATGTAGCACTATGAAATGCCCAATTCGATAGGAGGCCTGAGATACACTCCTGCATGTTTGACTTTTGTCTCTCAACTGAATACATGCAGTGGTACATGACTCGATGGTGCGTTTATTTATATGGTGGACAACTTATGATAGTACCGAATCATGGCTACATATGTGGAAATCAACCTATGGTGGAGCTAGAGGATCAATATATGACGGAGCCTGACTTGGAGGACCAACCTTTGAACACATCGGACCAATGGGTTGGCGCTTTTTATGATGAGTCGCAGAGCAGTTCATATCACCCGAACATAGGCGGTTCGAGTTTATTTCACCCAGACCAACCACCGATATCatttgatatgtttggtaataaCATGTACTCCACCTCACCTCAAGCCATGTATGATCCAGCTGTCGATTCTCCTGATGTGTACAGTACACCCCAACGTCTACCCCGTCAATGAAGGACCGTAAATTGTTATACCTCGAACAACGATACCACTCCCGATTATTtctaattttgagttatgtaaaTTTTAAGTGTTATGTAATATTTGTTGTATTGGTTTATAATTCCACAACTTAtgtattagtttttttttgtataatttataatatcttttaaagtattaaaagttgcaactattaattttaaataaaagcttaacattaaacaataaaaactttattttttaaaagactataaaatgtaaaaattaggtacaatattaatttctttcataCCGTGAAGATTGACCAATATAGACGTTTTCATGGGGACACTTGTTCTGATTGTGGCCAACTGTTCTACATATGGTGCAATGCTTTGGATCGACCTGTTCTCTCATATCCATGTCGTAACGACCGATCTGGCAACACCTCGAATGCAGGCGGTTGCACTTCCCATATTGATACATCCCTTAATACGGGGAACTTGTTACCCTAAATACGCAACATACATTCAACTGTGTACACATCATCGATATATTGTTCAACATTCAAACTGTAAGTAGCACACACTGCAACCACATACGCACACGGGTTCCATAGTGTTTGGAACATCCCATACTCACACCGCCTGTTTtggagatcaactccgtaggaccgTGGCGGGATCCCCAACCGACGATCTATGTACTCTGTCACTCGAAAAGTTTTCAAGTTTCAAGAATATAGTTCTACATTCTTCGACCTAGCCCTTTGAGCGTTCTCTTTTATGGCATCCCTGATTTTTCTGACGTGCACGTGTCCTGCCTCTAACAGTTTTGTTTGTTTCAACCCTATTTTTGGCATTAAGGTTGCTAGCCTGTAAAATGTGGCTGAAAAAACCGTTGAGATTGGCAAGTGACGCATACGCCTCAAGACGAAGTTAACGGGCTCAACAAGGTTAGTTGTCATATAACCGTATCGGTACCCCTCATCAAAATATTGAGCCTATTGCCACGGCTCCATTCTACCCAACCACTGTCTGTGAGAAGGTTAGGACCCCACCATATCAATCTCTAACCTTGCCAACTTATGTCTGAATCGGTGTGCTTCTAGCTCGTACCCTACGTATGTATTCGGATAAAAAACGTTACCATTCCAATTAGGAAATGGACtcgaaatatttacaaataaGAATTTAAATACGATATTTTTACCCATGTTCATGATTTGTTTGCGCCAGTCTTTGTTCTTGTACTCATTGTGAAAGTTGACAGTGATGTGACTAATACAGTAGACAGTCCTCCACGGAACCTCGGATCGTCGAATCGTACCAACAAGTCCCTTCGATCTGTCGGAGATAATGCAAGTGTTGTCTTGCCTAACAACATGCCTCCGCAAGTTCTAAATGAAATATGCCCACAATTCGGAGTTCTCTGACTACACGATAGCGAAAGTGATCGATAGTACATTTTTGTTACCATCTTGTGCAACCGCAATCAGAAGTATCTGCGTGTATTTTCCATAAAGCCATGTTCCATCAACTTGCACTAGCGGTTTACAGTGGGAGAAGACCCTAACACATGGACTGGAAGTCCAAAAAATCAACGAATAACTCTTCTCCCTAGTTCCAATTGTCCATTCGGGCCTCTATAAGGCAACGTTTACAAGTCCGCGACAGTTTCTGGGACGTACTCCACCATCGCTGAAATTCAACCCTAAAGTTTATTGTATGACTCATCCCAGTCGCCGTTCAATTGTTGCATTGTCATTTGTTTCACCCACCATGCTTTCTTGTACGACACTCTGTACTGGAATCAAACTTGCATGTCCGCAATTAATGTCGACACAAGAATGATTGGGCTATCTTTCATTAGTGGTATGATGCAGTTGCAAATACTTTTGGCATCCAATTTTCGGTGGTCTTGAGACATACGTGCGACAGTGTATGTATGACGCCcttctaatttttatattttccattGTTGAGTCCTCTGTATAAATGCAGCCCGAACCTGCACCCATTGTCGGCTCTCCAACATTTCCCAACGTATAATGTCGATGTAGACTTGGCAACCTTGTAATCAATTGACAATTTCATGTTGTACTGTTTGATGGCAAACACACAGTCTGCCTTATTCTCGAATCGTTGCCCAATGAACAACTCCTTCAACTGTGAATTTGATGCAAATCTTTGAGCAGGTACTATATCGGCGTGCTCAAGGAACTCAGATGCATGCGCTGCATCTGGATCTACGTTCAACATGTTGCCCCCAGgttcattttataaaataatgCCACGACTCGGGTTATTGAATGAAGGGCCGTAAACATCTTTAACCTCCTCCGAGCCTTCATCATCGATATCGTCTAGAACATCATCAAAATCGGGGCACTAAAATCTTCAACGTCCTGATCAGAATCTTCACCATTATTGGTGATTTCTCCGACATCTACTTCTGTGCTTATTATCACCTCTAGATGTATTTGTAGACGGAGACCGGGGGTAGGGTTGTTATACGAACTCCCACCATAATTTGGATTTTTGGGTATTTGCCATGTCCCTCCACATTCTAACTAGTCTGTCCATCTGACATTAAGATTAAAGTCAAATTCGCGATGTTGACTTATTAGACTAACATTCTCAACAGACTCTAAGTCTGCTAACTCAACAAATAACTCAACTAGATAGGGGTTCCCATTCCCAGTCGACCACCATATTTCCATCATAGTGCCTAAGTCATCATCGTCTAATAGTTGCATCTCACAAAATTTGAACGAATTTGTAGAGATTAGAAACTTGAAAAATAATTTGAACATTTCCATTCCACAACGGATAACTATTTTCGCACTGATCTTCCTTTTCATTTTTGCCAGCTTCACATTTTTTTGAATCGCAACCCTACTCTTTGCCGACCTTGAAATACACAACCAACATCACCTTctacaatttcaccataaaaaaagAACGTACACCCAAAACACCTCATTATTCATATTCAACATAATTTTTGAACTCTCctactaaacacaacaatttcacCGTTCTATATATGCTAGAGAACCAAGAGGTGGCGCCATAAAGAATGACTctaccaaaataaaatattaaatattacatttttatattaaaaaatataaaaaaaattacacttgTAATAAAGTGGTGGAACCATTCTAAATGGCTccactaaataaaatattaatttttaaaattttaaatataatttaaaaaaatgtttgaatatctttaaaaataattttaaaaaatatatttaaaattaaaaaaatatttaaaataaacatttaaaaaataataaatttgaaaggtcgcatctttaaaaaaaatatttgaaatgttttataatattaaaaaaataatatttaaaatttaaaaataatatttaaaatttttaaaaaataattttaaaattttaaaaaataatattataaaacatttcaaatacacatttcaaattttataaaatcaataataaacaaataaataaaataaataaaaaacaaataagaaTATCTTAAaaagtaaatgaataaaaaacttaaaaagataaacaaaataaaaaaggaaaaaaggacaAAGAATCAGAAAAAGTAacgtgaatgaaaaaaaaataaaaaatttacttgtTTCAATAGGCAAATAGACACACAGGCTACTGCCTTGGAATCTGGTAGCGTTAATTTATTTAGCTCcactagaaaaaaataaaattgcttAAAACTCTCATACTTTCAAAACTCTCAATATTTCTCTAGTATTTATACAAGTAGCGCCATTTTACATGATTTCACCAAAAAATTGATTCTTTAATGCAGGTTGCTGACGTGACATGTTGGTGGCATCAAATATTTGGCTCTACTAACTTTTACGgtatattttgggttattttcgtattttataaaaaaaacaagttatttaaataattaattatttttttgggttatttttataaaaaaaaagctaATAATATGAGTTACTTTCTTACAAGTTTAGAGAACGTTATCAAAAGTTCAGACCATGATCTGAAGATGGTAGTATAAAAAGGTCATAGAAATCAAaagtaaaacaacaaaaaatgaaaacaaattaagACAACAATGAGAAGTACAAGAAAAACCGTATGAAATAAAGATTCTCAACTCAATGTAAGGATCTAAAATTAAGGTCTTATTTTGACCTCTACTCAGTCATCGGTGAATATAATGTTTGAATATGACGGTTAGGAAAAAAATTTCCAAGGacacaaaacaacaaaaaaagaaagaaaagaaagaaatgtaAACACATCGTCTATAGTTACAAACATCTAAAGAACAGCCATAATCTAAAACAACAAATCAGATCTGTAGTGGGTGGCCCTGAACTCCTGGTCCCTCCTTGCTTCATGGGCTCTAAAATCAAGGGCCGAAATCCTTGAGAAATGGCTTTGAGGAAGCAAAAATTAGAGAAACAAGGAGAAAACCTCGAGAAAGGAATCAAGAACAATGGAGGGAAGGAAGAAAAATGAGCAAGAAAACTCAAAACCATAGAAAGGGAGGAAATACTAGGATTTGAAAAgtgtaataaattgaattttgacATATTGTTAATTCGTGTTGAGTAAAAAAACACACTCGCGATAGAATGTGTTGAAAGATGCAAGTTTGAATAATTGTACTTGCAAGGATTATTTGTTGTTTCACAAGAATTCTTGTACTCTGCAGGCAAAGGAATATTTACAGAATTGAGACGATTTGAGCAAAAACTAGCTAAGGTGAGTCAATATCTTAAAGGTTTGTTTGGGCGTGTAGACTGGATCACCAAAATAATTAATCGGTGCCAAAATAGCGATCCCCGAACTCCCCCATGCCTGGAATCACCCCGTAATTCTTATCTAGCGATGAATCTATCTCGGATGTCACTATTTTTAGCTTTGGGAATTTCCTACACACTGCATGAATTCCTTCCGGTGCCTGCAGTTTAACGGTACTCATCTTATGACACGTGAATTTGGGAATAGCCTGAGAAACAGCAAGTGGCTGAACTTACTGATATAAGATTAAGAAAGATGATGCTGGTTTCTGGGACGCCTTTACTAAGAAGCAGAGATATAGCCTTGATTGCCGAATTTCCTAACCATGCATACATTTGAGAAAGGTCATCATAGATTTAGAACAACGATGATATAAGTTGATGTTGTCAAACCTGAAGCTAGAACAGGATCTAGTAACAACACATGGCGGCTTGAGATGTCTGCTGGTAGCTTCTCATAAATTAACTGCAGTAAATGTTATTAGTTAAATGAGAACTTGGGTGTGTGCCTGCATGCCTGTATGGAAGAAAGATTCTTTGAACATTGGTTTTTCCAACCTACCTGCCGCCCATTTTTTCCATCTCCATGGAtgagaattttaccaattttgaTTCCCTTGCAGCATGCTCTTAGTGCATTCTCCATGCTTTCTCCACTGGTATCAACAAAGTCTCGTTTACCAGcaactttgtttttatttatatacacatatataaaattCTTCTTAATTAACAGTTTGGTTTGAACTTTGATTTGACTCTTGAATTTGGTTTGACTTCTCTATAAAACAAAGcgcatcttttattttctaaaaggtTCTATTATGAAACTTTATTTTACTGTTTTACCCAGAAgcaaataataatacattaacaACGCAGTTAAACTAATCATAAATAGTGATAATGAATACTCTGACATCTATTCTAGTACTTTGACACTCAAGATCATAGTCAATCATATAAAAATAGTGCTTTGTAACAGAGGGAATCAGATTCCCCAAGAATGttgttatgaaaaaaaaaacaaagataagAGCATCTTTTTTTTAAGAAGTCCAAATTGCAAATGAAAAAATCGGGTCATCATTTTAAGAACTCCTTTGAGAAAGTTTCAAGTGGTATATCATTCTTTcgaattttcaagtttttcttatgATATTTCAACTAGTATTGCATTACCTGGTTGGTTTTCAATAAGAGTTTTAATATTGCCCAATTGTTTTGTATGGTATGAAGACATAGATTTGTCTAATTGTtttgttctactatcattttattattcttttgaggAAATTTGTTCTCCTGTATCAGGAGCACGCAAAGGGGTCGCAATCTAGGTATAAAAAGGAAGGTTGCAAAACTTATGAGGTTGATAAAAATGATTATACGAATCAACTTAATTAAACTTTAGACGATAAGTTTGAGACTTGGTTGTTTAGTGAATCCATAAATGATTGAGACGACTAAGCATAGAGAGAACAATTATGGCCTGAAAagagaacaaaagaaaatatGGATAATTGGTTATTCACCCACCTTCTAATAACGGAGACCCCACATAACCTTTTACAGAACACAACTCCAGAATACACAGAACCTGCAAGCAAGCAATGAGAGAGAAAAAGATAATTAACAAATCATCAAAGAATTTCTAAGTGTCAAACATATGGCATGAAACTAAAAGGAATAGCATGATGAGTGGCTATCTTGTGGGAAAGACGAACAAAAAATATAATTGCTTAAGAGTTACCTGTTGGAGTAATAATCTGTTTCTCGGTGAAAGGAAGGTGCCCGAGACCATGCTCCACAACCTGAAACATGGAATTTTATACCATTCTATATCATTCTCATTGCTTTTGACTTAAATTTCCTATTCATTTAAGCTTCATTACCAAGCGAATCAATCGATCTGAATAGAATACAAAGTCATGCTTTGTTGTTTTGACATCACGGACAAGGGTGTGCATTCCCCGAATCTGAACACCACGCCAAAACATCATTCAACCCACCAAAGAATTCAGACACAAGAgcaagttaataaaataattactacATAAATAAATGCTACCTGAAATGTTGAAAATATAACATTGATATTTGGATATATTTTGCATAGATCATGCTGGCCAAGCTTGGTAAGAATATGTTGTACTATTAAATCAATGGCGACATCATTATCTCCTCCTCTAGGGATGATTATGTCTGCAAACTTCTTCGATGGTAGTATGAATTCTTCGAAACTTGGCTTTACAAATCTCGAGTACTGCAAAATTGATACAAGGATTGGTAAGAAAAACCTAAACATTTATTGCATGCCCACCTTGTAATAATTTGCATTATGCTTACATCTAACACTATCATGGAAAATAAAAACATGAACATGACACACATAAACATATATTACCAGGTTTGCGTGCCAATGTAGTAATTAATGAGATAAACAAGTACTAGAACTGGTACTAACTTGATCGAGAACATTCTGAATGTTCCTTCCTCTTTCCACTGTATCCCTTTGAATTCTTCTTGCAAGCCGCACATCGGAATCTGTTAGCCATTATCATTGATAAATGAATTCTATGCTATGTTTGATTTGAATGACATTCAAGCACCTATCTCTTTATCTACTTTTTAAATATTAGGGTATTTGATTGTGATAACATTTATTACATCACAATGCAACCAAAATCGTATTTAAAGCCCTTAATATCAGTGATTACTTAACGAGCAAAGCAAGTAAGCAAAAACAGCAGGAAAAACGCATAAACCTATATCAACAAAGATCTTCATGTTCATAAGATTGCGAACGTGGAAATCATGGAGAACGAGAATTCCTTCTAAAATGATAACATCCGCTGGATTAACctacattaacacaaaatctaatTTGTCAGACATTTCTgatttaattttaacaaaatcaatattatttgaaaagaaatatttaaatttaccAGACGTGACGGTTCAATACTTTTATGACTCTTGAAATCATAGCTAGGAATGTTAACTGGATGTCCCCGTCTTAATTTCTCCATACATGAAAGCAAAAGCTCAGTATTAAAGCAGctgcaaaagaaaataataatgttttaaaaaatatttattagaaaaagaTTAATAATTGAAGAAGTTTGATTTGAACGCTTTACCAGGATGATCGAAATTGTATTCGTGAACGTTCACTAATTGATCATCGTTGAGTGAGCGATAAAACGAAtcctaaatttttgaaaaaatatataataaaaaaccgGAAAAgaacataataataaaagaagaatAGAGATTAAAAGATTTACTTGATTAACAAGAACAACACGTTGATCGTGAAGCTGTGAAATGATCTGGTTGCAAACTGTCGT from Gossypium hirsutum isolate 1008001.06 chromosome D04, Gossypium_hirsutum_v2.1, whole genome shotgun sequence encodes:
- the LOC107926002 gene encoding uridine kinase-like protein 5, with protein sequence MEPAAFRSGFNDHISVESNGGFDCPKNKQPFIIGVAGGTASGKTTVCNQIISQLHDQRVVLVNQDSFYRSLNDDQLVNVHEYNFDHPGKACFNTELLLSCMEKLRRGHPVNIPSYDFKSHKSIEPSRLVNPADVIILEGILVLHDFHVRNLMNMKIFVDIDSDVRLARRIQRDTVERGRNIQNVLDQYSRFVKPSFEEFILPSKKFADIIIPRGGDNDVAIDLIVQHILTKLGQHDLCKIYPNINVIFSTFQIRGMHTLVRDVKTTKHDFVFYSDRLIRLVVEHGLGHLPFTEKQIITPTGSVYSGVVFCKRLCGVSVIRSGESMENALRACCKGIKIGKILIHGDGKNGRQLIYEKLPADISSRHVLLLDPVLASGNSAIKAISLLLSKGVPETSIIFLNLISAPEGIHAVCRKFPKLKIVTSEIDSSLDKNYGVIPGMGEFGDRYFGTD